The Verrucomicrobiota bacterium genome has a segment encoding these proteins:
- a CDS encoding exo-alpha-sialidase, which produces MNPKARFYLFCVTLLTTTITWQPLLTGSSYPEIDKHFSIYEKRDVYSAWPAIARAENGDLLVQFTRTEEHMSPNGEILQVRSTDNGETWQPPSIVYDTIVDDRESGLTVLRDGRLLTHLRSVKFPDTTYTTMPATSYPPELITRWADYVTREDYKNADHLHRAWQTISTDNGYTWSSPTPGTDSIHGGIQLADGSLLVASYRESPEKLGIYATPNPETPWEHIATIETPPEVSDNIRFGEPHILQLPSGRVILMTRATAKPYDDQSPLCNLWGTYSDDHGRTWAPPYETPLWGFPPHLTLLSDGRVLCTYGHRRPPYGQRACVSEDGVNWSLANEYILRDDAPNKDLGYPVSIELSPGKILTVYYQQNVEPGFKPEAGPPHPNRKKPGILGTIWNLPGYEDQADEVISIGSRRELFVDGFLIDKLENVRQEMHRPDREGVAFYFDKPWEGNWSAYPTVIKDGEIYRMYYRGLPAVGDKMHAVTCYAESSDGITWTKPNLGLYEVMGTRDNNVILMEKEVWSHNFSPFLDSRPGVPKSERFKAIASEKKDGLVSFASADGIHWKRWKDGFFFTDGMFDSHNVAFWSTSEKQYVCYFRTWTGTEYSGFRTIARTTSKDFIHWEPKEEMTYGNTPQEHLYTNGTHPYIRAPHIYIALAKRFFPDKAALSKDVAAKLVDNPDYGKASSDSIFMSTRGGNRYDRRFMEAFIRPGETLEDWVARDNTPALGVIQGNDRQLFMYRMSHYGQDSSHMTRYSLRLDGFASLSAPYQGGEITTKPFTFSGEALTINYASSAAGEIRVEIQDQNGQPIPGFTLSDCLPIFGDEIERTVQWDNTPSLSNLAEKPVRLRFFLKDADLFAIRFK; this is translated from the coding sequence ATGAACCCCAAGGCGCGCTTTTATCTCTTCTGTGTTACTCTCCTGACCACAACCATTACGTGGCAACCACTTCTCACGGGCTCCTCCTATCCTGAAATCGACAAGCACTTCAGCATCTACGAAAAGCGGGATGTCTATTCCGCTTGGCCGGCGATTGCCCGGGCGGAAAACGGTGACCTTCTAGTTCAATTTACAAGGACCGAAGAACATATGTCTCCCAACGGGGAGATTCTTCAAGTTCGATCGACCGACAATGGAGAAACCTGGCAACCACCCTCCATTGTTTATGATACCATTGTGGACGACCGTGAGTCTGGCCTAACCGTGTTACGGGATGGTCGGCTGCTTACACATCTCCGCTCGGTTAAATTTCCGGACACCACCTACACCACTATGCCAGCCACGTCCTACCCACCAGAGTTGATCACGCGTTGGGCTGACTATGTAACCAGGGAGGATTATAAAAACGCAGACCACCTCCATCGTGCCTGGCAAACGATTTCCACCGATAACGGTTACACCTGGTCCTCTCCCACACCCGGAACCGATTCCATCCATGGCGGCATCCAACTGGCCGATGGTTCACTACTGGTGGCCTCCTATCGTGAGAGTCCGGAAAAACTTGGCATTTATGCCACGCCGAATCCGGAAACACCCTGGGAACACATCGCAACCATCGAGACGCCACCCGAGGTCTCGGACAACATTCGATTTGGCGAACCTCACATCCTGCAATTGCCGAGCGGACGCGTCATCTTGATGACCCGGGCCACCGCAAAACCCTATGACGATCAATCCCCGCTATGCAACTTATGGGGCACTTACTCCGACGACCATGGCAGGACCTGGGCCCCACCCTACGAAACGCCACTCTGGGGATTCCCTCCGCACCTCACCCTGCTGTCGGACGGTCGCGTGCTTTGCACCTACGGTCATCGTCGACCTCCCTACGGCCAACGCGCCTGCGTAAGCGAGGATGGCGTGAATTGGAGCTTGGCCAATGAATACATCTTACGTGACGATGCACCCAATAAGGATCTCGGTTACCCGGTTTCCATTGAGCTTTCCCCGGGGAAAATACTTACGGTCTATTACCAACAAAATGTGGAACCAGGTTTTAAGCCGGAAGCAGGACCACCCCACCCCAACCGGAAAAAGCCCGGCATACTCGGCACTATTTGGAATCTCCCTGGCTATGAAGACCAAGCAGATGAAGTCATCAGCATCGGCTCCCGGCGCGAGCTCTTTGTCGACGGTTTTCTCATCGATAAACTGGAAAACGTTCGCCAGGAGATGCACCGTCCGGACCGTGAGGGTGTTGCCTTCTATTTCGACAAACCCTGGGAAGGAAACTGGTCCGCCTACCCAACCGTGATCAAGGACGGTGAAATTTATAGAATGTATTACCGGGGACTTCCCGCGGTTGGAGACAAAATGCACGCGGTGACCTGCTATGCCGAATCAAGTGACGGCATCACCTGGACCAAGCCGAACCTCGGACTCTACGAGGTCATGGGCACTCGGGACAACAACGTGATTCTCATGGAGAAGGAAGTATGGTCTCATAACTTCAGTCCGTTTCTCGATTCACGACCTGGCGTTCCCAAGTCAGAACGTTTTAAAGCTATCGCCAGCGAGAAAAAAGACGGCCTGGTATCCTTCGCATCTGCCGACGGGATACATTGGAAACGCTGGAAAGACGGATTCTTCTTCACTGACGGAATGTTCGATTCCCACAACGTCGCCTTCTGGTCAACCAGCGAAAAACAATACGTCTGCTATTTCCGAACCTGGACAGGAACCGAATATTCCGGCTTCCGCACGATCGCTCGTACCACGTCCAAGGATTTCATCCATTGGGAACCCAAAGAGGAAATGACCTACGGTAATACGCCTCAGGAACACCTGTATACCAACGGCACGCATCCGTACATCCGTGCGCCTCATATCTATATCGCTTTGGCCAAACGCTTTTTTCCCGACAAGGCAGCTCTCAGTAAAGACGTCGCAGCAAAACTGGTCGACAATCCAGACTATGGAAAAGCTTCCAGCGATTCGATCTTCATGAGCACACGCGGTGGCAACCGCTATGATCGCAGATTCATGGAAGCCTTCATCCGTCCAGGAGAAACCTTGGAAGACTGGGTAGCCCGTGACAATACACCGGCCCTTGGCGTAATTCAAGGGAATGATCGACAGCTCTTCATGTACCGCATGTCTCACTACGGACAGGACAGCTCTCACATGACACGCTACTCCCTACGCCTCGACGGCTTTGCCTCCCTCTCCGCTCCCTATCAAGGAGGTGAAATAACAACCAAACCATTCACCTTCTCCGGCGAAGCGCTGACGATCAACTACGCCAGCTCCGCCGCCGGCGAAATCCGTGTTGAAATCCAAGACCAAAACGGCCAACCCATTCCCGGATTTACCCTCTCCGATTGCCTCCCCATCTTCGGCGACGAAATCGAACGCACCGTTCAGTGGGATAACACCCCTTCGCTTTCCAACTTGGCCGAAAAACCAGTCCGCCTTCGCTTCTTCCTCAAAGACGCCGATCTGTTCGCGATACGCTTTAAATGA
- a CDS encoding c-type cytochrome: MKSLGTWSTFILFLTTAIAGMGQEPEIDPSQLPRIPATEPEKVFETFEISPGFQLRLVAHEPKIVDPIAMAFDEDGGMYVIEMRGYSERREEALGRIRYLEDVDGDGIFETSTIFKDGLKWPTGIVCYKGGVFVGATPDLYYFKDLDGDRVSDEERLVFTGFGEGNPRLNMQALFNSFRWGPDNRIWGATAANGGNVTNPIDPNFGPVSIRGADFSFDPEKLDLRPENGTAQYGMSFDSLGRRFVCSNSQHALWVAYERNHVRANPFYDLPAALVDIPNDGAAAPVYRISADEPWRVVRTRWRVSGVVKGMIEGDGRVSGYFTSATGIHAYWGNAYGEAYQNNLFVGDVGSNLVHRKVLKEIGGQVQPIAIRADDENQTEFLRSSDNWFRPASFSTGPDGCLYICDMYREVIEHPWSLPPGIKKHLDLNSGFDRGRIYRVEPEGFMRSPIPKLSEASNTKLGILARHAKDDWQQTTARRLLFERGNSFEHKAIQSPFPASLNGEESLIKNLSDWKGDPWLEAAILNSLRDESAIIAAWKHPSVKESDGFILELAKMSGRNGNKKVLEAALGSLASSSLPVQIVTWLTAFKDGVSYANGDWGEIERLEILSGLFTNAAKVANDSEAPEADRLSALRLLRLQSGNANEALRKSILVNESSSESLATEAVREITDNSFIIEHLDKLSSEARDFAVRKMISKPGDALQLLEAIDENRLRIEEVPADAIQTLREHENHEVLKIAAHVLPAVEQRSGLIERYQAALETAGDPQRGETIFNNTCLSCHQTQDGRGFVFGPPIATFKSAGKDSILNNILDPNKEVAPQYQAFHFKLNNSESYTGMIAAEDSRNVTLMLPGGINKIFPRSEVGSMSGIGRSLMPEGLEHTFTINDMADLLSYLTQ; encoded by the coding sequence ATGAAATCGCTCGGAACGTGGTCCACTTTCATTCTCTTTCTAACGACCGCTATAGCCGGAATGGGACAGGAACCGGAGATCGATCCATCGCAACTCCCCCGCATCCCAGCTACAGAACCCGAAAAGGTATTCGAAACCTTTGAAATTAGTCCTGGATTCCAACTTCGCCTCGTTGCCCACGAACCGAAGATAGTGGATCCTATAGCCATGGCATTCGACGAAGATGGAGGCATGTATGTCATCGAGATGCGCGGATATTCTGAGCGCAGGGAAGAGGCGCTAGGTCGAATCCGTTACCTGGAAGATGTAGACGGCGACGGCATATTCGAAACCTCCACTATTTTCAAAGATGGCCTGAAATGGCCTACGGGAATTGTCTGCTACAAAGGAGGTGTCTTTGTTGGAGCGACACCGGACCTTTACTACTTCAAGGACCTGGATGGCGACCGTGTCAGTGACGAGGAGCGACTCGTTTTCACCGGTTTCGGAGAAGGCAATCCGAGGCTCAATATGCAGGCGCTCTTCAACAGCTTTCGCTGGGGACCCGACAACCGAATCTGGGGTGCCACCGCAGCGAATGGGGGCAACGTTACCAACCCAATCGATCCAAACTTTGGGCCGGTATCTATCCGGGGTGCGGACTTTTCGTTCGATCCTGAGAAACTGGACCTTCGACCTGAAAATGGGACCGCACAATATGGAATGAGCTTCGATTCCCTGGGCCGCCGATTTGTATGCAGCAATTCACAACATGCCCTCTGGGTGGCATACGAACGAAACCATGTCCGAGCTAATCCCTTTTACGATCTACCCGCCGCATTGGTGGATATTCCAAACGACGGAGCTGCAGCTCCCGTTTATCGCATAAGCGCGGATGAACCGTGGCGCGTCGTTCGAACGCGGTGGCGGGTATCGGGTGTGGTCAAAGGTATGATCGAAGGCGATGGCCGTGTCTCCGGCTACTTTACCTCGGCCACCGGCATTCATGCCTACTGGGGAAACGCCTATGGGGAAGCCTACCAAAATAATCTATTTGTCGGCGATGTAGGCAGTAACCTGGTCCATCGCAAAGTGCTCAAGGAAATAGGAGGACAGGTCCAACCAATTGCCATCCGAGCTGATGACGAAAATCAAACGGAATTCCTGCGTAGTAGCGACAACTGGTTTCGACCCGCGAGTTTTTCCACCGGTCCCGATGGTTGTCTCTACATTTGCGACATGTACCGCGAAGTTATCGAACACCCCTGGTCGTTGCCCCCAGGAATAAAAAAACACCTCGACCTCAATAGCGGTTTTGATCGCGGCCGAATATACCGCGTCGAACCGGAAGGGTTCATGAGGTCGCCAATTCCCAAACTCTCAGAAGCAAGCAATACGAAGCTTGGTATTTTGGCTCGTCATGCGAAAGACGACTGGCAGCAAACGACCGCAAGGCGTTTACTTTTCGAACGTGGAAACTCGTTTGAACACAAGGCAATTCAATCCCCATTTCCAGCGAGTCTCAATGGCGAAGAATCATTGATAAAAAACTTGTCGGACTGGAAAGGCGATCCATGGCTCGAAGCCGCCATTCTCAATTCTCTTCGTGATGAATCGGCGATCATCGCCGCATGGAAACATCCGTCGGTAAAAGAGTCTGATGGTTTTATTTTGGAGTTGGCCAAAATGTCCGGACGAAACGGCAACAAGAAAGTACTCGAAGCCGCATTAGGTAGTTTAGCAAGTTCCAGCTTGCCTGTTCAAATCGTCACCTGGTTAACAGCATTTAAAGACGGGGTTTCATATGCGAACGGAGATTGGGGCGAAATCGAAAGACTTGAAATCCTATCAGGTCTTTTTACGAACGCAGCCAAAGTTGCGAACGATTCTGAGGCACCGGAGGCGGACCGCCTGAGTGCTCTACGTTTGTTAAGACTCCAATCTGGAAACGCAAACGAAGCATTACGCAAAAGCATTCTAGTGAACGAGTCCTCCTCGGAGTCGCTAGCGACAGAGGCGGTACGGGAAATCACAGACAACTCGTTTATCATAGAGCACCTCGACAAACTATCCTCAGAGGCACGCGACTTCGCAGTCAGAAAAATGATCAGTAAGCCCGGGGATGCACTCCAGCTCCTTGAAGCCATTGACGAAAACCGATTGAGAATCGAGGAGGTACCTGCCGATGCGATACAAACGCTTCGTGAACACGAAAACCATGAGGTACTGAAAATAGCTGCGCACGTTCTCCCCGCTGTTGAGCAACGATCGGGGCTTATTGAGCGCTACCAAGCTGCACTTGAAACTGCTGGAGATCCACAACGCGGTGAAACCATTTTCAATAACACCTGCCTTAGCTGTCATCAGACTCAGGACGGCAGAGGGTTTGTGTTCGGACCACCCATTGCTACCTTTAAAAGCGCGGGGAAAGATTCCATTCTGAACAACATCCTGGACCCCAACAAAGAAGTGGCACCTCAATATCAGGCATTTCATTTCAAGCTAAACAACAGTGAATCTTATACAGGGATGATCGCCGCCGAAGACAGTCGCAATGTTACTCTAATGCTTCCGGGCGGTATCAATAAAATTTTCCCTCGGAGCGAGGTTGGGAGTATGAGTGGAATTGGTCGCTCTCTTATGCCCGAAGGCCTGGAGCATACATTCACGATAAATGATATGGCCGATCTACTCAGCTACTTGACTCAATAA